A segment of the Salmo trutta chromosome 3, fSalTru1.1, whole genome shotgun sequence genome:
ggacacattattcaatttctgttagtcacatgtctgtgctgaaaataaacgcagttgacagtgagagtaagtttattttttttgctgagtttataaatacAGGAAGGGAGTTGGCCAGTCTTGGCGGTTAGGctgaggaagaggggggagtgTAGAACGGTTCTGTAGATAACAGAGGAACTGTTTAAACATATCCTGCTGTTAGATTTACCTTGCTACAAGATTTCCAGTCCAGTCTCTGCTGCTGTCCTCAGAATAATGTCTTATAGTGTCATAATCTGACTGTCCTCAGAGTAATGTCCTATAGTGTCATAATCTGACTGTCCTCAGAGTAATGTCCTATAGTGTCATAATCTGACTGTCCTCAGAATAATGTCCTATAGTGTCATAATCTGACTGTCCTCAGAATAATGTCCTATAGTGTCATAATCTGACTGTCCTCAGAGTAATGTCCTATAGTGTCATAATCTGACTGTCCTCAGAGTAATGTTCTATAGTGTCATAATCTGACTGTCCTCAAAGTAATGTCCTATAGTGTCATAATCTGACTGTCCTCAGAGTAATGTCCTATAGTGTCATAATCTGACTGTCCTCAGAGTAATGTCCTATAGTGTCATAATCTGACTGTCCTCAAAGTAATGTCCTATAGTGTCATAATCTGACTGTCCTCAGAGTAATGTCCTATAGTGTCATAATCTGACTGTCCTCAGAGTAATGTCCTATAGTGTCATAATCTGACTGTCCTCAGAGTAATGTCCTATAGTGTTTTAATCTGACTGTCCTCAGAATAATGTCCTATAGTGTCATAATCTGACTGTCCTCAGAGTAATGTCCTATAGTGTCATAATCTGACTGTCCTCAGAGTAATGTCCTATAGTGTCATAATCTGACTGTCCTCAGAATAATGTCCTATAGTGTCATAATCTGACTGTCCTCAGAGTAATGTCCTATAGTGTCATAATCTGACTGTCCTCAGAGTAATGTCCTATAGTGTCATAATCTGACTGTCCTCAGAGTAATGTCCTATAGTGTCATAATCTGACTGTCCTCAGAGTAATGTCCTATAGTGTCATAATCTGACTGTCCTCAGAGTAATGTCCTATAGTGTTTTAATCTGTgtaattttctttctttctgtctgtctgtctgtctgtctgtctgactgtctgtctgtctgtctgtctgtctgtctgtctgtctgtctgtctgtctgtctgtctgtctgttagtctgtctgtctgtctgtctgtctgtctgtctgtctgtctgtctgtctgtctgtctgtctgtctgtctgtctgtctgtctgtctgtctgtctgtctgtctgtctgtctgtctgtctgtctgtctgtcagttccTCTCCTGTCCTGATGTGGGAGATGCAGCTTTGGGACCAGAATGAATGTGTGTgacagtttgtgagtgtgtgtgtttgactgtgagctgtgtgtttgtttgtgagctGTGTGTTTGATTGAGTTTATAAGAGTATGAATCTGAATGTCTCTGATCTGTGGGAGGAGCTTCCTGTTAACTCCTCCGGGCGGTGTGATGTGACTGGTTGGGAGCATCAAATGGAGCAGCTGTACTTTTGGTTCTACCTGCTGCTCTTCATCCCTGGTCTCTGCCTCAACACCACGGCTCTCTGGGTGCTTTGTAGACacatcaggtacacacacacacacacacacacacacacacacacacacacacacacacacacacacacacacacacacacacacacgccctttCTCCTCCCTAGTGTATGttgaccccctctcctctctcctcagtaAGAAGACCAAGGCAGTGATCTTCATGGTGAACCTGGCTCTAGCTGACCTGCTCCATGTCATGTCTTTGCCTCTGAGGATCCACTACTACCGGACACACACCTGGCCCTTTGGACAAACACTGTGTCTGTTCTGTTTCTACCTGAAATACCTCAACATGTACGCTTCCATCACCTTCCTGGTGAGAACACACTCTCTGTTCTGTTTCTACCTGAAATACCTCAACATGTACGCTTCCATCACCTTCCTGGTGAGAACACACTCTAATCTGTTCTGtttctacctcaaatacctcaacATGTACGCTTCCATCACCTTCCTGGTGAGAACACACTCTAATCTGTTCTGTTTCTACCTGAAATACCTCAACATGTACGCTTCCATCACCTTCCTGGTGAGAACACACTCTAATCTGTTCTGTTTCTACCTGAAATACCTCAACATGTACGCTTCCATCACCTTCCTGGTGAGAACAcactctaatctctctctctcctcctcctccaccaggtgtgtatcagtgtccagaggtgtgtgtttttgttgcaGCCCTTCTATGCCAGGCGGTGGAGACGGCGTTATGACCTGTTGATCAGCGCCACTGTGTGGCTGGTGGTGGGAATATTTTGTTCCCCTTTTATTATCATGAGGATCAGCAACAGCACTGTACCCGGCCAATACACCCCTAGCCCCAGTACCAGTCTCATACCCATCTCTAACCCCAGCTATTACACTGGTAGTCCTATTCCATACTCCACACCCTCCACCTTACCTTACACAAGCCCCAGCCCCAGACCCAGTGACGGCTGTTTTAAGGACCTGCCCACCAGGAAACTGCCACTTCCCCTGATGGCAGCCATGATGGTGCTTGCGGAGCTGTTTGGGTTTGTGTTACCGCTCAGTGCCATCAGTTACTGCTCTCTCCGGATCGCTCActcactgagacagagacaggacagagagcaCCACCAAAACCACCGCTGCCCCTCGACCAGCCAGGCCCAACCCTCAGCCCAGATGGACAGAGAGCACCACCACAACCACCGCTGCCCCTCGACCAGCCAGGCCCAACCCTCAGCCCAGATGAACAGGCAGACGGACAAAGATAAGCGTCGCGCCCTGAGGATGGTTATGAGCTGCTCGGCTCTATTCCTGTTCTGTTTCGCTCCGTACCACGTCAATTTCCTGTTGTACGTGATGGTGTCTCAGGATATAGTGTCCCACTGCCCCACGATGCTGGTGGTGCGTCATTTCCaccctgtttctctgtgtgtagcCAGTATGTCCTGCTGTCTGAACCCTTTGTTATATTACTTCCTCACTGCAGAGTTCAGACAGCACCTCTCCCAACggacctcctccctctcctcctccattaGAGGCCGGCTCATGAGCCTGGAAAGCACCTCCTCTTTTAGGGAGTAACACCTCTTGTAGGGAGCActttgtctcctcctcctctcctcaatcaatcaaatgtaaataTGAAGCCCTTtatacatcagccgatgtcacaaagtgctatacagaaacccagcctaaaaccccaaaaagcaagcaatgcaggtgtaggagcaaagtggctaggaaaaactccctagaaaggcaggaacctaggaagaaacctagagaggaaccaggctctgagagggtggccagtcctcttctggctgtgccaggtggagattataacagtacatggccaagatgttcaaatgttcatagatgacctgcaggatcagataataataatcacagtggttgtagagagtgcaacaggtcagtccctcaagagtaaatgtcagttggcttttcacagccgagcattcagagttagagacagcagctgcagtagaaagagagagtcgagaacagcaggtctgggacaaggtagcatgtccggtgaacaggtcaaggttccatagctgcaggcaaaacagttgaaactggagaagCAGCACGACCagctggactggggacagcaaggagtcatcaggccaagtAGTCCTGAGTCATGGTCCCAGGGCTTAGGTCCTCCGGGAGGAGagttagagggagagggagagaattagagggagcatacttaaattcacacaggataccggataagacaggagaaatactccagatacagtgggggggaaaagtatttgatcccctgctgattttgtacgtttgcccacttaaaaagaaatgatcagtctataa
Coding sequences within it:
- the p2ry10 gene encoding putative P2Y purinoceptor 10 isoform X1; this translates as MNLNVSDLWEELPVNSSGRCDVTGWEHQMEQLYFWFYLLLFIPGLCLNTTALWVLCRHISKKTKAVIFMVNLALADLLHVMSLPLRIHYYRTHTWPFGQTLCLFCFYLKYLNMYASITFLVRTHSLFCFYLKYLNMYASITFLVRTHSNLFCFYLKYLNMYASITFLVRTHSNLFCFYLKYLNMYASITFLVRTHSNLFCFYLKYLNMYASITFLVCISVQRCVFLLQPFYARRWRRRYDLLISATVWLVVGIFCSPFIIMRISNSTVPGQYTPSPSTSLIPISNPSYYTGSPIPYSTPSTLPYTSPSPRPSDGCFKDLPTRKLPLPLMAAMMVLAELFGFVLPLSAISYCSLRIAHSLRQRQDREHHQNHRCPSTSQAQPSAQMDREHHHNHRCPSTSQAQPSAQMNRQTDKDKRRALRMVMSCSALFLFCFAPYHVNFLLYVMVSQDIVSHCPTMLVVRHFHPVSLCVASMSCCLNPLLYYFLTAEFRQHLSQRTSSLSSSIRGRLMSLESTSSFRE
- the p2ry10 gene encoding putative P2Y purinoceptor 10 isoform X2, translating into MNLNVSDLWEELPVNSSGRCDVTGWEHQMEQLYFWFYLLLFIPGLCLNTTALWVLCRHISKKTKAVIFMVNLALADLLHVMSLPLRIHYYRTHTWPFGQTLCLFCFYLKYLNMYASITFLVCISVQRCVFLLQPFYARRWRRRYDLLISATVWLVVGIFCSPFIIMRISNSTVPGQYTPSPSTSLIPISNPSYYTGSPIPYSTPSTLPYTSPSPRPSDGCFKDLPTRKLPLPLMAAMMVLAELFGFVLPLSAISYCSLRIAHSLRQRQDREHHQNHRCPSTSQAQPSAQMDREHHHNHRCPSTSQAQPSAQMNRQTDKDKRRALRMVMSCSALFLFCFAPYHVNFLLYVMVSQDIVSHCPTMLVVRHFHPVSLCVASMSCCLNPLLYYFLTAEFRQHLSQRTSSLSSSIRGRLMSLESTSSFRE